The Euphorbia lathyris chromosome 3, ddEupLath1.1, whole genome shotgun sequence genome contains a region encoding:
- the LOC136222299 gene encoding pentatricopeptide repeat-containing protein At1g76280 isoform X3, with the protein MYRHLFGVHLRSIVNSSCKLKVVEHQGRRNLGGELGFRRSITTSIGDVFLGHGTTRSIQNQIVHALLLGERGRASNLLLDLVHANSSLTPHDFVDILKYCARSPDPLFAMETWSILEEKQIGMNNFLCLLMTQALCEGGYLAEAYNLINFIGEKHDTGPSLAVYNCFLRACSKMHDIILANKCLDLMERSVAGKNEDTYLQLLKLAVGQQNLSAVHEIWKSYIKCYSPHVLSLQKFILSLTTLRDLRSAFQLLQYMVALAIRGNTFFARECLSSSRLDIPIPSNAEVGLQSFDLKEIYVQSTLLKPYTKSGYTQLSTIFNTRNKEVESVGRVGLDKIESVSVMKVLKTSFKNVIYACAQSQNSGLAKLLMMQIQNLGLQPSSRIYDGFVRAVISNRHICLKKRINEGLEVLKVMQLRNLKPCNSTLATLSTLCCKVSKLDLAEALLDQISNYQDPRPYNAFLSKCNTLDQPDRAVRMWAKMKILKIQPVIETYSLLFLLFGNVNAPYERGSKLSWIDSAKRINAIEMDMARNGVQHNDISIKCLLKVIALEGMVEELKLYLQKIDDILLRNNCYVGTSIYNTVLQGLIESNEIQLAIEIFKNMKSSGVSLDAATYTIMIDCCCRIRSYRSASGLVSLMLRDGIYPETVTYTALIKLLLVEEKFDEALNLLAQGISEGIQPDVVLYNTFLKKACKWGRIDVIEFIVEELHRKKIKPDELTCMYVYTAYVQRRFPNTGMEALKVLCVRMICEKYGDFPRARKQFEDIILAEDEEEEEGEEAESRILKLFGGPKEGIIAPLLNLRWCAIAGSPISWSPNETQWATRLSTNYDRVKKIVW; encoded by the exons ATGTATAGACATCT GTTTGGAGTTCATTTGCGGTCAATAGTAAACTCGTCTTGTAAATTAAAAGTGGTTGAACAT CAGGGACGAAGAAATCTAGGTGGTGAGCTAGGATTTCGTCGAAGTATTACTACCTCAATTG GAGATGTTTTTTTGGGGCATGGAACTACGAGATCCATCCAGAATCAAATTGTTCATGCTCTTTTACTGGGTGAGAGGGGACGAGCATCCAATCTGCTTTTAGATCTTGTCCATGCAAACAGCTCACTAACACCTCATGACTTTGTTGATATTCTTAAATATTGTGCAAGATCACCTGATCCACTG TTTGCCATGGAGACTTGGAGTATACTAGAGGAGAAACAGATTGGCATGAACAACTTTTTGTGCTTGCTTATGACACAAGCCCTTTGTGAAGGCGGCTATTTGGCGGAG GCATATAATCTGATAAATTTTATTGGAGAAAAACATGATACTGGTCCTAGTCTCGCTGTATATAATTGTTTCTTGAGAGCCTGCTCAAAGATGCATGATATCATTCTTGCAAATAAATGTTTGGATTTGATGGAACGCAGTGTGGCAGGGAAGAATGAAGATACATATCTACAGCTTTTAAAG CTCGCAGTTGGTCAGCAAAACTTGTCTGCAGTTCATGAAATTTGGAAAAGCTATATAAAATGCTACAGTCCTCATGTCTTGTCCTTACAAAAGTTTATTTTGTCCCTTACAACTTTGAGGGATTTAAGATCTGCATTTCAATTATTGCAGTATATGGTGGCTTTAGCTATCAGGGGAAATACATTTTTCGCCCGTGAATGCTTGAGTTCTTCGAGATTGGACATTCCGATACCTTCTAATGCCGAAGTAGGCTTGCAGAGTTTTGATTTGAAGGAGATTTATGTACAATCGACTCTTCTAAAACCATATACCAAGAGTGGTTACACACAATTGAGCACTATTTTTAACACCCGAAATAAGGAAGTCGAGAGTGTTGGAAGAGTTGGATTGGATAAAATTGAAAGCGTGTCTGTTATGAAGGTCCTGAAGACATCCTTCAAAAATGTAATATATGCATGTGCGCAATCGCAAAATTCTGGACTTGCAAAGCTGTTAATGATGCAG ATTCAAAATCTTGGGCTGCAACCTTCAAGTCGTATATACGATGGGTTTGTAAGAGCTGTTATTTCTAACAGGCATATATGTCTCAAAAAACGAATTAATGAAGGTTTGGAAGTG TTAAAAGTGATGCAACTAAGGAATTTGAAGCCATGCAACTCGACTCTTGCAACCCTTTCAACACTTTGCTGCAAAGTTTCAAAACTTGATTTAGCGGAGGCATTACTTGATCAAATTTCAAATTATCAGGATCCACGTCCTTATAATGCCTTTCTTAGTAAATGTAACACTCTG GATCAACCAGATCGTGCTGTTCGTATGTGGgctaaaatgaaaatattaaaaatcCAGCCAGTTATAGAAACATATTCACTCCTCTTTTTATTATTTGGTAACGTGAATGCTCCATATGAACGCGGCAGTAAATTGTCATGGATAGATTCTGCCAAAAGAATAAATGCTATAGAGATGGATATGGCAAGAAATGGCGTTCAACACAATGATATATCAATAAAGTGCTTG CTAAAAGTTATTGCACTGGAAGGGATGGTAGAAGAGCTCAAATTATATTTGCAGAAGATAGATGACATTCTTCTTCGCAATAATTGTTATGTGGGAACATCTATTTATAACACAGTGTTGCAAGGACTGATTGAGTCTAACGAA ATTCAGTTGGCtattgaaattttcaaaaatatgaaatcaaGTGGTGTCAGCTTAGATGCTGCAACTTATACTATAATGATTGATTGCTGTTGCAGAATAAGAAGTTACAGATCTGCATCTGGACTAGTTTCCTTGATGTTGCGTGATGGGATTTATCCTGAGACAGTCACTTATACTGCTCTTATAAAG CTTCTGTTGGTAGAAGAAAAGTTTGATGAAGCATTGAATCTTTTGGCTCAAGGAATCTCAGAAGGGATTCAACCGGATGTAGTGTTGTATAATACTTTCCTCAAGAAAGCATGTAAATGG GGAAGAATTGATGTTATCGAGTTCATTGTTGAAGAGCTGCACCGCAAAAAAATAAAGCCTGATGAGCTGACCTGCATGTATGTGTACACTGCTTATGTTCAGCGCCGTTTCCCTAACACAGGCATGGAAGCGCTGAAAGTATTGTGTGTGCGGATGATATGTGAAAAATATGGTGATTTTCCAAGAGCAAGGAAGCAGTTTGAAGATATAATCCTTGCTGAAgatgaggaagaggaagaaggagaagaagcaGAAAGTCGAATTTTGAAGTTGTTTGGAGGGCCTAAAGAGGGTATAATTGCTCCCCTCTTGAATTTAAGATGGTGTGCCATTGCTGGGTCTCCAATTTCTTGGTCACCAAATGAAACTCAATGGGCAACTAGACTTTCAACTAACTATGATAGGGTAAAGAAAATTGTATGGtaa
- the LOC136222299 gene encoding pentatricopeptide repeat-containing protein At1g76280 isoform X1 translates to MYRHLFGVHLRSIVNSSCKLKVVEHQGRRNLGGELGFRRSITTSIVSNAGDVFLGHGTTRSIQNQIVHALLLGERGRASNLLLDLVHANSSLTPHDFVDILKYCARSPDPLFAMETWSILEEKQIGMNNFLCLLMTQALCEGGYLAEAYNLINFIGEKHDTGPSLAVYNCFLRACSKMHDIILANKCLDLMERSVAGKNEDTYLQLLKLAVGQQNLSAVHEIWKSYIKCYSPHVLSLQKFILSLTTLRDLRSAFQLLQYMVALAIRGNTFFARECLSSSRLDIPIPSNAEVGLQSFDLKEIYVQSTLLKPYTKSGYTQLSTIFNTRNKEVESVGRVGLDKIESVSVMKVLKTSFKNVIYACAQSQNSGLAKLLMMQIQNLGLQPSSRIYDGFVRAVISNRHICLKKRINEGLEVLKVMQLRNLKPCNSTLATLSTLCCKVSKLDLAEALLDQISNYQDPRPYNAFLSKCNTLDQPDRAVRMWAKMKILKIQPVIETYSLLFLLFGNVNAPYERGSKLSWIDSAKRINAIEMDMARNGVQHNDISIKCLLKVIALEGMVEELKLYLQKIDDILLRNNCYVGTSIYNTVLQGLIESNEIQLAIEIFKNMKSSGVSLDAATYTIMIDCCCRIRSYRSASGLVSLMLRDGIYPETVTYTALIKLLLVEEKFDEALNLLAQGISEGIQPDVVLYNTFLKKACKWGRIDVIEFIVEELHRKKIKPDELTCMYVYTAYVQRRFPNTGMEALKVLCVRMICEKYGDFPRARKQFEDIILAEDEEEEEGEEAESRILKLFGGPKEGIIAPLLNLRWCAIAGSPISWSPNETQWATRLSTNYDRVKKIVW, encoded by the exons ATGTATAGACATCT GTTTGGAGTTCATTTGCGGTCAATAGTAAACTCGTCTTGTAAATTAAAAGTGGTTGAACAT CAGGGACGAAGAAATCTAGGTGGTGAGCTAGGATTTCGTCGAAGTATTACTACCTCAATTG taTCAAATGCAGGAGATGTTTTTTTGGGGCATGGAACTACGAGATCCATCCAGAATCAAATTGTTCATGCTCTTTTACTGGGTGAGAGGGGACGAGCATCCAATCTGCTTTTAGATCTTGTCCATGCAAACAGCTCACTAACACCTCATGACTTTGTTGATATTCTTAAATATTGTGCAAGATCACCTGATCCACTG TTTGCCATGGAGACTTGGAGTATACTAGAGGAGAAACAGATTGGCATGAACAACTTTTTGTGCTTGCTTATGACACAAGCCCTTTGTGAAGGCGGCTATTTGGCGGAG GCATATAATCTGATAAATTTTATTGGAGAAAAACATGATACTGGTCCTAGTCTCGCTGTATATAATTGTTTCTTGAGAGCCTGCTCAAAGATGCATGATATCATTCTTGCAAATAAATGTTTGGATTTGATGGAACGCAGTGTGGCAGGGAAGAATGAAGATACATATCTACAGCTTTTAAAG CTCGCAGTTGGTCAGCAAAACTTGTCTGCAGTTCATGAAATTTGGAAAAGCTATATAAAATGCTACAGTCCTCATGTCTTGTCCTTACAAAAGTTTATTTTGTCCCTTACAACTTTGAGGGATTTAAGATCTGCATTTCAATTATTGCAGTATATGGTGGCTTTAGCTATCAGGGGAAATACATTTTTCGCCCGTGAATGCTTGAGTTCTTCGAGATTGGACATTCCGATACCTTCTAATGCCGAAGTAGGCTTGCAGAGTTTTGATTTGAAGGAGATTTATGTACAATCGACTCTTCTAAAACCATATACCAAGAGTGGTTACACACAATTGAGCACTATTTTTAACACCCGAAATAAGGAAGTCGAGAGTGTTGGAAGAGTTGGATTGGATAAAATTGAAAGCGTGTCTGTTATGAAGGTCCTGAAGACATCCTTCAAAAATGTAATATATGCATGTGCGCAATCGCAAAATTCTGGACTTGCAAAGCTGTTAATGATGCAG ATTCAAAATCTTGGGCTGCAACCTTCAAGTCGTATATACGATGGGTTTGTAAGAGCTGTTATTTCTAACAGGCATATATGTCTCAAAAAACGAATTAATGAAGGTTTGGAAGTG TTAAAAGTGATGCAACTAAGGAATTTGAAGCCATGCAACTCGACTCTTGCAACCCTTTCAACACTTTGCTGCAAAGTTTCAAAACTTGATTTAGCGGAGGCATTACTTGATCAAATTTCAAATTATCAGGATCCACGTCCTTATAATGCCTTTCTTAGTAAATGTAACACTCTG GATCAACCAGATCGTGCTGTTCGTATGTGGgctaaaatgaaaatattaaaaatcCAGCCAGTTATAGAAACATATTCACTCCTCTTTTTATTATTTGGTAACGTGAATGCTCCATATGAACGCGGCAGTAAATTGTCATGGATAGATTCTGCCAAAAGAATAAATGCTATAGAGATGGATATGGCAAGAAATGGCGTTCAACACAATGATATATCAATAAAGTGCTTG CTAAAAGTTATTGCACTGGAAGGGATGGTAGAAGAGCTCAAATTATATTTGCAGAAGATAGATGACATTCTTCTTCGCAATAATTGTTATGTGGGAACATCTATTTATAACACAGTGTTGCAAGGACTGATTGAGTCTAACGAA ATTCAGTTGGCtattgaaattttcaaaaatatgaaatcaaGTGGTGTCAGCTTAGATGCTGCAACTTATACTATAATGATTGATTGCTGTTGCAGAATAAGAAGTTACAGATCTGCATCTGGACTAGTTTCCTTGATGTTGCGTGATGGGATTTATCCTGAGACAGTCACTTATACTGCTCTTATAAAG CTTCTGTTGGTAGAAGAAAAGTTTGATGAAGCATTGAATCTTTTGGCTCAAGGAATCTCAGAAGGGATTCAACCGGATGTAGTGTTGTATAATACTTTCCTCAAGAAAGCATGTAAATGG GGAAGAATTGATGTTATCGAGTTCATTGTTGAAGAGCTGCACCGCAAAAAAATAAAGCCTGATGAGCTGACCTGCATGTATGTGTACACTGCTTATGTTCAGCGCCGTTTCCCTAACACAGGCATGGAAGCGCTGAAAGTATTGTGTGTGCGGATGATATGTGAAAAATATGGTGATTTTCCAAGAGCAAGGAAGCAGTTTGAAGATATAATCCTTGCTGAAgatgaggaagaggaagaaggagaagaagcaGAAAGTCGAATTTTGAAGTTGTTTGGAGGGCCTAAAGAGGGTATAATTGCTCCCCTCTTGAATTTAAGATGGTGTGCCATTGCTGGGTCTCCAATTTCTTGGTCACCAAATGAAACTCAATGGGCAACTAGACTTTCAACTAACTATGATAGGGTAAAGAAAATTGTATGGtaa
- the LOC136222299 gene encoding pentatricopeptide repeat-containing protein At1g76280 isoform X2, with product MYRHLFGVHLRSIVNSSCKLKVVEHGRRNLGGELGFRRSITTSIVSNAGDVFLGHGTTRSIQNQIVHALLLGERGRASNLLLDLVHANSSLTPHDFVDILKYCARSPDPLFAMETWSILEEKQIGMNNFLCLLMTQALCEGGYLAEAYNLINFIGEKHDTGPSLAVYNCFLRACSKMHDIILANKCLDLMERSVAGKNEDTYLQLLKLAVGQQNLSAVHEIWKSYIKCYSPHVLSLQKFILSLTTLRDLRSAFQLLQYMVALAIRGNTFFARECLSSSRLDIPIPSNAEVGLQSFDLKEIYVQSTLLKPYTKSGYTQLSTIFNTRNKEVESVGRVGLDKIESVSVMKVLKTSFKNVIYACAQSQNSGLAKLLMMQIQNLGLQPSSRIYDGFVRAVISNRHICLKKRINEGLEVLKVMQLRNLKPCNSTLATLSTLCCKVSKLDLAEALLDQISNYQDPRPYNAFLSKCNTLDQPDRAVRMWAKMKILKIQPVIETYSLLFLLFGNVNAPYERGSKLSWIDSAKRINAIEMDMARNGVQHNDISIKCLLKVIALEGMVEELKLYLQKIDDILLRNNCYVGTSIYNTVLQGLIESNEIQLAIEIFKNMKSSGVSLDAATYTIMIDCCCRIRSYRSASGLVSLMLRDGIYPETVTYTALIKLLLVEEKFDEALNLLAQGISEGIQPDVVLYNTFLKKACKWGRIDVIEFIVEELHRKKIKPDELTCMYVYTAYVQRRFPNTGMEALKVLCVRMICEKYGDFPRARKQFEDIILAEDEEEEEGEEAESRILKLFGGPKEGIIAPLLNLRWCAIAGSPISWSPNETQWATRLSTNYDRVKKIVW from the exons ATGTATAGACATCT GTTTGGAGTTCATTTGCGGTCAATAGTAAACTCGTCTTGTAAATTAAAAGTGGTTGAACAT GGACGAAGAAATCTAGGTGGTGAGCTAGGATTTCGTCGAAGTATTACTACCTCAATTG taTCAAATGCAGGAGATGTTTTTTTGGGGCATGGAACTACGAGATCCATCCAGAATCAAATTGTTCATGCTCTTTTACTGGGTGAGAGGGGACGAGCATCCAATCTGCTTTTAGATCTTGTCCATGCAAACAGCTCACTAACACCTCATGACTTTGTTGATATTCTTAAATATTGTGCAAGATCACCTGATCCACTG TTTGCCATGGAGACTTGGAGTATACTAGAGGAGAAACAGATTGGCATGAACAACTTTTTGTGCTTGCTTATGACACAAGCCCTTTGTGAAGGCGGCTATTTGGCGGAG GCATATAATCTGATAAATTTTATTGGAGAAAAACATGATACTGGTCCTAGTCTCGCTGTATATAATTGTTTCTTGAGAGCCTGCTCAAAGATGCATGATATCATTCTTGCAAATAAATGTTTGGATTTGATGGAACGCAGTGTGGCAGGGAAGAATGAAGATACATATCTACAGCTTTTAAAG CTCGCAGTTGGTCAGCAAAACTTGTCTGCAGTTCATGAAATTTGGAAAAGCTATATAAAATGCTACAGTCCTCATGTCTTGTCCTTACAAAAGTTTATTTTGTCCCTTACAACTTTGAGGGATTTAAGATCTGCATTTCAATTATTGCAGTATATGGTGGCTTTAGCTATCAGGGGAAATACATTTTTCGCCCGTGAATGCTTGAGTTCTTCGAGATTGGACATTCCGATACCTTCTAATGCCGAAGTAGGCTTGCAGAGTTTTGATTTGAAGGAGATTTATGTACAATCGACTCTTCTAAAACCATATACCAAGAGTGGTTACACACAATTGAGCACTATTTTTAACACCCGAAATAAGGAAGTCGAGAGTGTTGGAAGAGTTGGATTGGATAAAATTGAAAGCGTGTCTGTTATGAAGGTCCTGAAGACATCCTTCAAAAATGTAATATATGCATGTGCGCAATCGCAAAATTCTGGACTTGCAAAGCTGTTAATGATGCAG ATTCAAAATCTTGGGCTGCAACCTTCAAGTCGTATATACGATGGGTTTGTAAGAGCTGTTATTTCTAACAGGCATATATGTCTCAAAAAACGAATTAATGAAGGTTTGGAAGTG TTAAAAGTGATGCAACTAAGGAATTTGAAGCCATGCAACTCGACTCTTGCAACCCTTTCAACACTTTGCTGCAAAGTTTCAAAACTTGATTTAGCGGAGGCATTACTTGATCAAATTTCAAATTATCAGGATCCACGTCCTTATAATGCCTTTCTTAGTAAATGTAACACTCTG GATCAACCAGATCGTGCTGTTCGTATGTGGgctaaaatgaaaatattaaaaatcCAGCCAGTTATAGAAACATATTCACTCCTCTTTTTATTATTTGGTAACGTGAATGCTCCATATGAACGCGGCAGTAAATTGTCATGGATAGATTCTGCCAAAAGAATAAATGCTATAGAGATGGATATGGCAAGAAATGGCGTTCAACACAATGATATATCAATAAAGTGCTTG CTAAAAGTTATTGCACTGGAAGGGATGGTAGAAGAGCTCAAATTATATTTGCAGAAGATAGATGACATTCTTCTTCGCAATAATTGTTATGTGGGAACATCTATTTATAACACAGTGTTGCAAGGACTGATTGAGTCTAACGAA ATTCAGTTGGCtattgaaattttcaaaaatatgaaatcaaGTGGTGTCAGCTTAGATGCTGCAACTTATACTATAATGATTGATTGCTGTTGCAGAATAAGAAGTTACAGATCTGCATCTGGACTAGTTTCCTTGATGTTGCGTGATGGGATTTATCCTGAGACAGTCACTTATACTGCTCTTATAAAG CTTCTGTTGGTAGAAGAAAAGTTTGATGAAGCATTGAATCTTTTGGCTCAAGGAATCTCAGAAGGGATTCAACCGGATGTAGTGTTGTATAATACTTTCCTCAAGAAAGCATGTAAATGG GGAAGAATTGATGTTATCGAGTTCATTGTTGAAGAGCTGCACCGCAAAAAAATAAAGCCTGATGAGCTGACCTGCATGTATGTGTACACTGCTTATGTTCAGCGCCGTTTCCCTAACACAGGCATGGAAGCGCTGAAAGTATTGTGTGTGCGGATGATATGTGAAAAATATGGTGATTTTCCAAGAGCAAGGAAGCAGTTTGAAGATATAATCCTTGCTGAAgatgaggaagaggaagaaggagaagaagcaGAAAGTCGAATTTTGAAGTTGTTTGGAGGGCCTAAAGAGGGTATAATTGCTCCCCTCTTGAATTTAAGATGGTGTGCCATTGCTGGGTCTCCAATTTCTTGGTCACCAAATGAAACTCAATGGGCAACTAGACTTTCAACTAACTATGATAGGGTAAAGAAAATTGTATGGtaa
- the LOC136222299 gene encoding pentatricopeptide repeat-containing protein At1g76280 isoform X4: MYRHLFGVHLRSIVNSSCKLKVVEHGRRNLGGELGFRRSITTSIGDVFLGHGTTRSIQNQIVHALLLGERGRASNLLLDLVHANSSLTPHDFVDILKYCARSPDPLFAMETWSILEEKQIGMNNFLCLLMTQALCEGGYLAEAYNLINFIGEKHDTGPSLAVYNCFLRACSKMHDIILANKCLDLMERSVAGKNEDTYLQLLKLAVGQQNLSAVHEIWKSYIKCYSPHVLSLQKFILSLTTLRDLRSAFQLLQYMVALAIRGNTFFARECLSSSRLDIPIPSNAEVGLQSFDLKEIYVQSTLLKPYTKSGYTQLSTIFNTRNKEVESVGRVGLDKIESVSVMKVLKTSFKNVIYACAQSQNSGLAKLLMMQIQNLGLQPSSRIYDGFVRAVISNRHICLKKRINEGLEVLKVMQLRNLKPCNSTLATLSTLCCKVSKLDLAEALLDQISNYQDPRPYNAFLSKCNTLDQPDRAVRMWAKMKILKIQPVIETYSLLFLLFGNVNAPYERGSKLSWIDSAKRINAIEMDMARNGVQHNDISIKCLLKVIALEGMVEELKLYLQKIDDILLRNNCYVGTSIYNTVLQGLIESNEIQLAIEIFKNMKSSGVSLDAATYTIMIDCCCRIRSYRSASGLVSLMLRDGIYPETVTYTALIKLLLVEEKFDEALNLLAQGISEGIQPDVVLYNTFLKKACKWGRIDVIEFIVEELHRKKIKPDELTCMYVYTAYVQRRFPNTGMEALKVLCVRMICEKYGDFPRARKQFEDIILAEDEEEEEGEEAESRILKLFGGPKEGIIAPLLNLRWCAIAGSPISWSPNETQWATRLSTNYDRVKKIVW, from the exons ATGTATAGACATCT GTTTGGAGTTCATTTGCGGTCAATAGTAAACTCGTCTTGTAAATTAAAAGTGGTTGAACAT GGACGAAGAAATCTAGGTGGTGAGCTAGGATTTCGTCGAAGTATTACTACCTCAATTG GAGATGTTTTTTTGGGGCATGGAACTACGAGATCCATCCAGAATCAAATTGTTCATGCTCTTTTACTGGGTGAGAGGGGACGAGCATCCAATCTGCTTTTAGATCTTGTCCATGCAAACAGCTCACTAACACCTCATGACTTTGTTGATATTCTTAAATATTGTGCAAGATCACCTGATCCACTG TTTGCCATGGAGACTTGGAGTATACTAGAGGAGAAACAGATTGGCATGAACAACTTTTTGTGCTTGCTTATGACACAAGCCCTTTGTGAAGGCGGCTATTTGGCGGAG GCATATAATCTGATAAATTTTATTGGAGAAAAACATGATACTGGTCCTAGTCTCGCTGTATATAATTGTTTCTTGAGAGCCTGCTCAAAGATGCATGATATCATTCTTGCAAATAAATGTTTGGATTTGATGGAACGCAGTGTGGCAGGGAAGAATGAAGATACATATCTACAGCTTTTAAAG CTCGCAGTTGGTCAGCAAAACTTGTCTGCAGTTCATGAAATTTGGAAAAGCTATATAAAATGCTACAGTCCTCATGTCTTGTCCTTACAAAAGTTTATTTTGTCCCTTACAACTTTGAGGGATTTAAGATCTGCATTTCAATTATTGCAGTATATGGTGGCTTTAGCTATCAGGGGAAATACATTTTTCGCCCGTGAATGCTTGAGTTCTTCGAGATTGGACATTCCGATACCTTCTAATGCCGAAGTAGGCTTGCAGAGTTTTGATTTGAAGGAGATTTATGTACAATCGACTCTTCTAAAACCATATACCAAGAGTGGTTACACACAATTGAGCACTATTTTTAACACCCGAAATAAGGAAGTCGAGAGTGTTGGAAGAGTTGGATTGGATAAAATTGAAAGCGTGTCTGTTATGAAGGTCCTGAAGACATCCTTCAAAAATGTAATATATGCATGTGCGCAATCGCAAAATTCTGGACTTGCAAAGCTGTTAATGATGCAG ATTCAAAATCTTGGGCTGCAACCTTCAAGTCGTATATACGATGGGTTTGTAAGAGCTGTTATTTCTAACAGGCATATATGTCTCAAAAAACGAATTAATGAAGGTTTGGAAGTG TTAAAAGTGATGCAACTAAGGAATTTGAAGCCATGCAACTCGACTCTTGCAACCCTTTCAACACTTTGCTGCAAAGTTTCAAAACTTGATTTAGCGGAGGCATTACTTGATCAAATTTCAAATTATCAGGATCCACGTCCTTATAATGCCTTTCTTAGTAAATGTAACACTCTG GATCAACCAGATCGTGCTGTTCGTATGTGGgctaaaatgaaaatattaaaaatcCAGCCAGTTATAGAAACATATTCACTCCTCTTTTTATTATTTGGTAACGTGAATGCTCCATATGAACGCGGCAGTAAATTGTCATGGATAGATTCTGCCAAAAGAATAAATGCTATAGAGATGGATATGGCAAGAAATGGCGTTCAACACAATGATATATCAATAAAGTGCTTG CTAAAAGTTATTGCACTGGAAGGGATGGTAGAAGAGCTCAAATTATATTTGCAGAAGATAGATGACATTCTTCTTCGCAATAATTGTTATGTGGGAACATCTATTTATAACACAGTGTTGCAAGGACTGATTGAGTCTAACGAA ATTCAGTTGGCtattgaaattttcaaaaatatgaaatcaaGTGGTGTCAGCTTAGATGCTGCAACTTATACTATAATGATTGATTGCTGTTGCAGAATAAGAAGTTACAGATCTGCATCTGGACTAGTTTCCTTGATGTTGCGTGATGGGATTTATCCTGAGACAGTCACTTATACTGCTCTTATAAAG CTTCTGTTGGTAGAAGAAAAGTTTGATGAAGCATTGAATCTTTTGGCTCAAGGAATCTCAGAAGGGATTCAACCGGATGTAGTGTTGTATAATACTTTCCTCAAGAAAGCATGTAAATGG GGAAGAATTGATGTTATCGAGTTCATTGTTGAAGAGCTGCACCGCAAAAAAATAAAGCCTGATGAGCTGACCTGCATGTATGTGTACACTGCTTATGTTCAGCGCCGTTTCCCTAACACAGGCATGGAAGCGCTGAAAGTATTGTGTGTGCGGATGATATGTGAAAAATATGGTGATTTTCCAAGAGCAAGGAAGCAGTTTGAAGATATAATCCTTGCTGAAgatgaggaagaggaagaaggagaagaagcaGAAAGTCGAATTTTGAAGTTGTTTGGAGGGCCTAAAGAGGGTATAATTGCTCCCCTCTTGAATTTAAGATGGTGTGCCATTGCTGGGTCTCCAATTTCTTGGTCACCAAATGAAACTCAATGGGCAACTAGACTTTCAACTAACTATGATAGGGTAAAGAAAATTGTATGGtaa